The Flexivirga aerilata sequence CGAGCGCGCGCGTGCGGTCGCTCATCGAGGCACGGGGGCAGCGCCAGGAGCTCTGGGACATCGACACCCGCGACTGGGCGCGACCGGGCGTGGCGTCGATCGAAGCTCAGCTGCTCAGCGCGACGCCCGGCTCGACCGTGCTGATGCACACTGGCGGTGGTGACCGGTCCCAGACCGTCGCCGCACTGCGCGACGCACTGCCGAAGCTGCGGGCGAAAGGCATTGCGCTGCAGGGCATCCCGGGCTGCTGACGGGTGCCCGCACGCGCATCAGCGGGCGAGCGTGTCCGCGGCCGTCTGGGCGAGCGCGTTGAAGGCGGCCGGGGCGACGCTGCCTTGCGACGCGGCCATCACCACCAGCACCTGGTCGCCGGCGGGGCTCTCGGCATACCAGCTGCCGGTTTGCACGCCGACGACCGTGCCGCCCTTGAAGGCGGGGTTGCGCCAGGACACCGGCAGGCGGATGCCGGTGTACGGCACCTGCCGGATCGTGCGCAACGGTTCGAGGCCACGCACCTGGGCGAGGCGGTGGAGTGTGACGTGGGCGCGGGCGATGTCCTCGGGCGTGGCGAAGTAGCCCAGGCCCGACTGCCAGCGCGGCACGACACCGGCGCCGGTCGCCGCCGGCACCGGTGATCCAGGTGCCGTCGCCGGCCGCAGCAGCTCGGTGCGCCGCGCGGTGGAGGCGCCGGACCACGCGTTGCGCGCAGCGACCGCCGCCGGAGCGGTCGACCACTCCAGCCACATGTCCTGCCGGATCGTGATGAAGGGGCTCAACCGGTCCGGGTGCGAATGCCCAGTGCTGACAACGGCTTTGGCCAACGCGTCCTGACCGAGGGTCCGGATCAGCAGGTCGGTCGCGGTGTTGTCCGAGATCTGCATCATCAATCGGGCGGCCTCCTGCACCGTGACGGTCGACCCGGGCGCGCGCCCGATCAGGCTCCCGCTCCCGGCGGCCGCGTCGGTGGCCTGCAGGGTCAGCGGCTGCGACCAGCGCAACCGGTCTGATCGCACCGCCTCGGCGACGGCGACCAGCACGAACAGCTTGACCATCGAGGCGAGCGGTTGCGGGTCGGCCGGCCCGCTGCGATGGACCAGTCGCAGGGTGGAGTCACCCGCGAGGGTGCCGGCGAGCACCGAGACCTGCGGTGCGACGGCCGTGGACCGGGCGTCGACCTGTCGCCAGGCGGCGTCGGCCGGGCCGCTCGGCGGCACGATGCGCAGCGCGGCCGGGCCGGACGGTTCGGGGGAAGGGGAGCGCGACGGCTTCGGCGCGGCCGACGTGGACGGGGCTGCCGTCATCCGGGAGCTGCTGCAACCGGCGAGCAGCAGCGCTGCCGCGCCGAGGGTCGCGGTGCGACGGCTCGGACCGTGGGAGCCGCCGGTCACCGGTAGGTCACCAGCGACCGGTCGTGCTCCAGGTGGCCGTGCTCGTTGAAGGTCAGCGCCGTGAGGCCACGGCCGCTCGAGAGCACCTTGCTGATCGAGGCGTTGACCACCACCGTGTTGAGCTGCGCCCACCGGGTCGCGTCGCCGCCGAGCAGCCGCGCGGCGAGCAGCCCGATCACGCCGCCGGAGGTGACCACGACCGCCGTGTCGTCACCGGCCACCGCCTCCAGGGCGGCGGTGCAGCGCGCGTCGAACTCGGCGAACGTCTCCTGCGCGGCAGCCGCACCCGTGGTCCACGCGGCGACCGCCTCGAGATAGGCCCGGTGGAACTCCTTGCTGTCGGTGAAGTCGCCCGACCGGCCCGTGGTGGCGAGGAAGTCGTCCAGCACCGCGGTGTGGTCGAACTCGTCCCAGCGCGCATCGACCCGCGGCTCGAGGTCCCACCCGGCGGCGTCGGCGAGCGCGGCCAGCGTGTCGCGCTGGCGCCGCAGCCCGCCGCTGACCAGCCGGTCCGGGCGTATGCCGCGGGCGGCGAGCGCCGCTCCTGCGATGCGGGCCTGCTCGCGGCCGCGGTCGGCGAGCACGTCGTAGTCGTCGGCGCCGAAGGACGCCTGGCCGTGTCGGACGAGGTAGATGACTCCCACGTGGCTCGACGCTACCGGTCGGTCGGCGGCGCCCGTCATACGAGACCGATGGCCGTATGCCGGACACCGGGCGAGGCCGCCCAGGCCCGGATGGGAGACTGCCGTGCGTGAAGGCGCTGTTGTTGGAAAGCATCCACCCGCTCGCCGAGTCGATCCTGCGCGACGCCGGCATCGAGGTCGACGTGCGCACCGGCGCGCTCGACGAGTCCGAACTCATCGACGCCCTGCGCGGCGTCGACCTGGTCGGCATCCGGTCCAAGACCGAGATCACGCCGGCCGTGCTCGACAAGGCGACCGATCTGAAGGCGATCGGTGCCTTCTGCATCGGCACCAACCAGATCGCGCTCGGCGACGCCGCCGGCAAGGGTGTGGTCGCGTTCAACGCGCCGTTCTCCAACACCCGCAGCGTGGTCGAGCTCGCGATCGCCGAGATCATCATGATGGCGCGCCGGCTGACCGAGAAGGACAGCTCGCTGCACGACGGCGTCTGGGACAAGAACGCCAAGGGCTCGCACGAGATCCGCGGCCGCCGGCTCGGCATCGTCGGCTACGGCAACATCGGCTCCCAGCTGTCGGTCGTGGCCGAGATGCTCGGGCTGCAGGTCTACTTCTACGACACCGACGACAAGCTCGCGATGGGCAACGCGCACCGTTGCGACAGCCTCGATGAGCTGCTCGGCATCGCCGAGGTCGTCACCCTCCACGTCGACGGGCGCTCGGGCAACGCCGGCTTCTTCGGCGCCGAGCAGTTTGCCAAGATGCGTCCGCGCTCGCTCTTCCTCAACCTGTCGCGCGGCTTCGTGGTCGACTACGAGTCGCTGCGCGACAACCTCCGGTCGGGGCACATCGCGGGCGCGGCCGTCGACGTCTTCCCGAGCGAGCCGAAGAAGCGCGGCGACGCGTTCACCTCGCCGCTGCAGGGCATCCCCAACGTCATCCTCACCCCGCACATCGGCGGCTCCACCGAGGAGGCGCAGGAGGACATCGGCCGCTTCGTGGCGACCAAGCTGCGCGACTACGTCGACCGCGGCACGACCACGCTGAGCGTCAACCTGCCGTCGCTGACCCTGGAGGCCCGGCCCGGCGGCCGGCGCATCAGCCACCTGCACGTCAACACCCCCGGTGTGCTGGCGAAGGTCAACAGCATCTTCGCCGCGCACGGGGTGAACATCGAAGGTCAGCTGCTCAACACCCGCGGTGAGAACGGCTACGTGGTGACCGACGTCGCCGAGTTGCCCGACGCGGCGGTGGAGGAGCTGCGTGCGATGCCGGAGACGATCCGGCTGCGCGTCATCGACTGACGGGCCCTCAGCCGTTCGGCGCGCCGGCCAGCGACACCAGCCGGTCGGCGATCTCGTCGACGATCTCGTGCGACGTCGCAAGGGTCAGACGCAGGAATCCCGGTGTGCCGCAAGCTGTTCCGTTGACGCCGAGCACCCCGGTGCGCGCGGCCACGGTCGCCGGGTCGATGTCCAGCCCGCGCAGGTCGATCCAGTGGATGTATGTCGCGGCGGGCGGCGTGTAGCCGAGCCCCGTCGCGGCGGCGAGCTTCCGCGCGAAGCTGTCGCGGCCGCGTCGCAGGTAGTCGACGAGACCGTCCAGGTGCTGCACGCCGGCTGCGTCATACGCAGCAGTGGCAGCGACGGCACCGAGCGGTGAGGTGCCGTGCCGGGTCACCATCGGAGACTTGGTCCAGAGCTCCCGGTGGCGATCGGTGGTGAGGATGAGTTGCGCGCAGGCGAGCCCCGGCAGGTTCCAGCCCTTGGACGCCGAGACCGCGGTGACGGTGTGCGTCGCGGTGCGCTCGTCGAGCGATGCGTAGGGCAGGTGCTCGGCGCCGGGATAGACCAGGGGAGAGTGGATCTCGTCGGCGAACACGGTGGAGCCGGTGCGCTCCACGACGTCGGCGATCTGGAGGAGCTCGTCGCGCGTCGCGACCTGACCGGTGGGGTTGTGCGGGTTGATCAGCACGAGCAGGCCGCCGCCGTCGAGCGCGTCGGCGAGACGCTGCGGGTCGAGCACGTGCCGGCCGTCGACCCGGTCCATCGGCACGGTGCGCAGCTCCCGGCCGAGGGCGCCCGGCAGCTGCAGGAACGGCATGTATGCCGGGGTCGGCAACACGATCGGGGTCGCAGGATCGACCAATTGCGTTGCGGTGTATTGGAAAGCGGCCAGTACGTCGGGCAGCAGCCGCACGTCGCCGGGGTCGACACCCCAGCCGAAACGGCGCTGCTGGAAGGCGGCTGTCGCGGCGGCGGTGGTGGCCGCGACCTGGTCGGGCAGATAGCCGGTGAGGCCGCGATCGACGGCGTCGGTGATGGCGGCCCGGATGCTCGGTGCCAGCGGCAGGTCGGACTCGGCGATGAACGCGCCGAGCTGGTCGCCGCTGGTGACCGACCACTTCACCGATCCGCGCGCGCGAAGTTGGTCGACGGTCACCCGCTGCATTGCCTGCTCGATGTCCACGAACGTCAGGCTAATGGGCCTCGGGTGCGGCTCTAATGACCCCCGCGGCCCGGACCGATCTGCCGCGGTTCACGGTCGATCGTGCGCTCACACCACGCCATCGCGAACGGCAGTGCGCCCGCGACGAGCAGGATGGCCACGATCAGTGCAACTGCTTCATCGATCCCCACGGGGGACAGCATGCCACTGAATCCTTGGGTGGCGCTGGACGCGCTGGACGCGTGGCCAACAAACTCGTATGCCGTCGCCGGCGCGAGGTCTCCTCCACATCCCCGCACGGTGCGTCGGAGCGTCCACAGCTTCGGCGACCGGCCGTGGCGTCCGGTCCTGCGACGGGTGGAGCGTGTGCAGCACATGCCCGCTCGCCGAAGGAGTCATCATGCAGGTCCGTCAGCTGGTCGCCGGTGTCGTCGCCGGTCTCGCGCTCACCGTCGCCGGGGGAGTGCCGCACGCTGCCGCGTCGCCGGCCGTCGCGCGGTCGTCCGATGCGTGGTTGTCCGATTCCCAGTCTGCGCGGTCCGCGCCGGAGCGTGTGCTCGGCGACGTCCGGCTCGGCCGGCTCCCGGGCGGCCTCGGGGTGCCTTCGGATGCCGAATTCAGCTATGACGACGTCGATTTCACCGCGCGCTACTGGGAGTCGACGACGTCCGTCGGCACCCGCGTGGACCTGGTGGCGGAGGTGATGCGCGGGGCGGTGCTCACCGACGACTACGCGCTACGCGACTGGTTCGTGGCCTACCAGGAGCGGCCGGCACCCGAGGCGGTCTACCGATTGCAGCGAGTGGGTCAGTGGACCGCATGGGTCGGGCACGACGAGGCGTTCTGGCTGGTCGGCCCCGGGGAAGCGGTCTCCGTGCGCATCGATGCGTCCCGGTTCGACGCCGATGCGCTGGTCGCGCTGGTCTCGGGCACGCGCCGCGTGAAGTCGAGCATGAACTCCTCGGGCATGAGCGTCAGCCGCTCGGAGATCTTCAGGTCGTATGCCGGGTCGGCCACGAAGTCGTAGCGATGACAGATCCGCGCAAGCACCAGGATCGCCTCGTGGAGCGCGAACTGCCTTCCGATGCAGGCGCGTTCGCCGGTGCCGAAGGGGAAGTAGGTGTGCGCGGGCCGCTTCCGGACGTTCTCCGGCAGGAACCGGTCGGGGTCGAACCGCTCGGGATCGGCGCCCCACACCTGGGGGTCGCGGTGCGCGGCGGTCGCCATCACGATGCACCAGTCGGTCGAGCGCATCCGGTAGCGGTCGCCGATGACGGTGTCGGCCCGTGGCCCGCGCGCGAAACCCGGTGCGGTCGGCCAGAGTCGCAGGCTCTCGTCCAGCACGCGCCGCAGATAGCGGAATTTCGCGACCTGTTCGAACGTCGGCGTGGCGTCGGGGTCGGCGCCGAGGATCTCGTCGGTCTCCGCGGCAGCCCGTGCGCGCACCTCGGGGTTGGTCGCGAGGTAGTACATCGCGAATGACAAGGCGCCGGAGGTGGTTTCGTGGCCGGCGACCAGGAAGGTCAGGATCTGATGACGGATGTTGACCAGGTCGAGCTTCTCCCCGGTCTCCTGGTGGGAGGCGTGCAGCATCAGGCCGAGCAGGTCGTCCTGCGCGTCGTCACCGGAGGCGACTCGCTGCTGGATGATCCCGTCGACGACCTCGTCGAGGTAGGCCTGCTTCTCGGCATACGCCTTCTGGCCGCGGCGCAGCAGCAGCTTCGACCCGGGCACCGGCCCGAGCGTCCCGCGACGCTGACCGCGGCGCAGCGCCGCGACCATCGCGTCGACGAACGGGTCGACCTGTGGGCGGGTGAACGAACCGAAGTCCTTGCTGAAGGAGGTGCGCCCGATCGTCTCCAGAGTCATTTTCGTCAGGCTCGAGGACACGTCCATGCTCGCCGGCGACGCGTCCCAGGAGCCGATGAGTTCGTCGGCGACGGAGGTCATCGTGCCGTGGTAGCGCTGCATGGCCTGCCGGGTGAACGCCGGCCGCAACAGGTCGTGGGCGAGGCGCCAGTTGGGTTCGTCGGAGTAGGCGGTGAACAGTCCGTCGCCCGCGATCGACCGCAGCGCCCGCACCCCCGGGGCGAGCTTCTTCTCGAACCGGCGCTCGTCGCACAACTCCGCGGCCAGCACGGCATCGCGCACGAAGACCAGCTTCTGACCGAAGATGCGCACCTCGAAGATCGGGCCGAGACCGGCCGAGACCTCCATCGCGTGTTGCACCGGCCTGCCGTGCGACCCGCGCAGCATCGTCGGCAGATCACCGGCGAACGGCCGGCGGCCGGGTGGGTGCGGGAAGTCGACCTGAGGCCAATTGGCCACTGCAGTAGGCATTTTGGGGATGCTCCGCTCTGTGGAGGCACGGGACGTGACTGCCACGAGCACTGTACGTCAGATCACACAACAGGTGTAGTGAAAGGCTGCTGTGAGTTTGCCGGGAGCGCGGTCAGTCGGGGGTGGTTCGGGTGGTTCGGGTGGTGCGGTCCTGCAGCGTCACTGCGGCAGGTCGACGTACGGGATGGCGTAGGCGCCGAGGACCTGGATCCGGTGGTCGCTGGTGCCCGGCCACCGGACCTGCAGGCCCTGCGCGCGGAACGTCCCGGCGATGCGCTCGCCGATCGCGGTCGATCCCTCGCCGTGCTCGTTGAAGACACCGAACCCGACATAGAGGCGCTGCTCGAAGATCATCCGTTCCACGTCGGCGACGGTGCTGAAGCAGTAGCCGTCGACCGGGTGGCCGTCGTCGAGCAACGTCTGCGCCGCGCGGATCACCCCGTCGAGCGAGTCGTGTACGCCATACCCCTCACCGAAGCCGAAGACGATGCCGTCCTCGGTGAGCCGGTCGAGGCCGGTGATGAGCCCGACCGCCGACGGGCTCGGCTCGGTGACATGCGTGTTGTGTTCGTCGATCAGCCGGTCGATGACGTCCGGCACCACCGCGTCGGTGAGGCCGGCCGCCCGCAACTCGGCGTCCTGGCCGATCTCCCAGCGCATCCGCTCGACCAGTGCCGCGCGGGAGTCGGTGCCGATGCAGATGCGCACCATGACCCGGCCGACTGCGGTGTCGAGGTCAGGCCGGAACGTCCCGGCGAAATTGGGATCCGTGTCCCGCGGCCCACCAGTCACCGGTGCATCGTGCCAAACCGGGGGGACGCGCCGAAGGCAGACAACTGTCAAGAATCGGTGAGACGTTGATAGCCTGCGGTCCCGTAACCTTGCCAGCGGTTCGCCGATCCGCCCCCTCACACACCCGGAGCGACAACACCGTGGCCCTGTCCGACATCACCCGCGACGACGTTCTTGCCGCCGTGCAGGAATGCCAGGCGCAGGGACGTGATTCCTTCCTGGATGCCTACGGCTTCCGGCCCGATGTCGAACACGTCCTGCTGCACGACGGCGTGGTGTACGACGCTCCCGCCATCGCCGCGGCCGCGCACGGTTTCGCCCGCCCCGAGTTCGGCCCGCTGACTCCGGTGTCGCTGCCCGCTCCCGACGAGGTCACCGAGCACCTGATCGCCCTCGGTTTCGAGGTGAAACGCACCCCGGTGACGCCGACCCCGAGCCCGGGGCGCCAGCGCGACCTGCGCAGGTGGCGTTCGACCTACGAGCTGATCAAGGTCGCCGCCAACAACGACCCGGCGGCGCAGAGCAGCTGGCAGGAGTTGGACGCCCTGCGGCCGGAGCGGGTCGCCGAGGCCCGTGACCTGCTGGCCGAGCTCGCGCACTCCCGCGATCTGCACCCGTTCGTCGAGGGTTTCTCGGTGTGGTCGCGGCGGCCCGGCCCGTTCGCCGCGCAGGCGGCGTCCATGCCGACCTGGCTCGGGCAGCTGCGCGGCAGCGCCGCCGGTTACGAGCGCGACCTCGCCGACCTGCTGGTCGACACGACCCAGACACCCCGGGACGACGAGGAGGCGAGCACCCGGATCCGGGCGCTCGAGGAGTTCGTCGAGGGCAGGCTCGACACCTCGCGGGTGCCGACCCTCCTCTCGATCTTCTGGTCGACCGACGAGCAGGCCGACTGGCCTACCCTCTGGCCGAGCGGCTCCGAGCCGTTCCAGACCCTCGGCTGGATGGGCCGGCACCTCAGCCACTCCGAGCGCTACCTCGCCTTCGCCGACCTGTGTCGCAGCTTCGAGCCGGACGATCCCCGGCTCGCCGAACGACTCGTCGGCTACCTCGGCGGCAAGCAGACGTTCATCGGCCTCGGCACCGCCCTGCCGGACATCTGCGACGAGGCCGCCGACCTGATCGTCGACCACAAGCCGGTGATCGGCTACCCGACCGCCGACGCCGAGGCGCGCGCCGCCGGCCTCGCGCTGCAGCTGCGCGGGGTCGCGACGCTCGCGGTGCGCTCCCTGCACCATCCGCTGCAGCACGCGACCGGGCTGCGCCTGCACGAGACCAACCTGCAGACCCGCGTCGGGCAGAGCAAGGACGCGCCATACCGCGTCGACGCGCACGCGACCTGGACCCTGCCCGGCGGCACCGGGGCGCCCGGGTTCCGGCTGTGGATCACTCGGTCCGGCGTTGCGGTCGGACTCCACTCGGGCTGGGACGGGCCGGGCTCGGTCGACCGGCACGAGGAGATCGGGCGTGCGGTCGAGCCCCGCCTGCCCGAGGGCATGCATTTCTTCCACCTGCGCCAACCGGAGAGCGCCGACCGGGTCGAGGCCGTGGGGGACGAGTATCCGGGCGGGGAGGTGTATGTCGGCCGCTGGTGGCCGCACCCCGAGGCTCTCGGCCGGGCCGACTTCGAGGCCGACATCGTCGACACCGTCCGGCGGCTGGCGCCTCTCGTCGAGGTCATGTCGGGCAAGGAACCCACGCCGACCGGGCCGGTCGACCTCGACCTGCTCGCCCAGGTCGAGCGCTTCGTGGCCGAACGCCCCTACCCCAACAGTCGCGACGCCTGGCACGAGGAGCAGCGGCGTGCGCTCGCCCAGGCGCTCGAGCCCGCCGGGCTGGACGCCTTCGACCTCGCGGCGTTCCGGCGGCTGCTCACCGGCCGCGCCTACGGCCACCCCGGCACCCACTCGGTGCTGCAGGCGAGCCTCGCCACGATGGACGCGGCCGGTCTCGACGCCTTCGCCCGGGCGCTGAAGGAACTGCTCTGGGGCGAGGGTGACGACATCGCCCGCATCGAGCACATCCTCGGCGACGGCATGCCGGCGCCCGGGCTCGGCGAGGCCGTCGTGATGAAGCTGATGGCGATCGCCCACCCCGG is a genomic window containing:
- a CDS encoding cytochrome P450 codes for the protein MPTAVANWPQVDFPHPPGRRPFAGDLPTMLRGSHGRPVQHAMEVSAGLGPIFEVRIFGQKLVFVRDAVLAAELCDERRFEKKLAPGVRALRSIAGDGLFTAYSDEPNWRLAHDLLRPAFTRQAMQRYHGTMTSVADELIGSWDASPASMDVSSSLTKMTLETIGRTSFSKDFGSFTRPQVDPFVDAMVAALRRGQRRGTLGPVPGSKLLLRRGQKAYAEKQAYLDEVVDGIIQQRVASGDDAQDDLLGLMLHASHQETGEKLDLVNIRHQILTFLVAGHETTSGALSFAMYYLATNPEVRARAAAETDEILGADPDATPTFEQVAKFRYLRRVLDESLRLWPTAPGFARGPRADTVIGDRYRMRSTDWCIVMATAAHRDPQVWGADPERFDPDRFLPENVRKRPAHTYFPFGTGERACIGRQFALHEAILVLARICHRYDFVADPAYDLKISERLTLMPEEFMLDFTRRVPETSATSASASNRDASMRTETASPGPTSQNASSCPTHAVH
- a CDS encoding AAA family ATPase — encoded protein: MALSDITRDDVLAAVQECQAQGRDSFLDAYGFRPDVEHVLLHDGVVYDAPAIAAAAHGFARPEFGPLTPVSLPAPDEVTEHLIALGFEVKRTPVTPTPSPGRQRDLRRWRSTYELIKVAANNDPAAQSSWQELDALRPERVAEARDLLAELAHSRDLHPFVEGFSVWSRRPGPFAAQAASMPTWLGQLRGSAAGYERDLADLLVDTTQTPRDDEEASTRIRALEEFVEGRLDTSRVPTLLSIFWSTDEQADWPTLWPSGSEPFQTLGWMGRHLSHSERYLAFADLCRSFEPDDPRLAERLVGYLGGKQTFIGLGTALPDICDEAADLIVDHKPVIGYPTADAEARAAGLALQLRGVATLAVRSLHHPLQHATGLRLHETNLQTRVGQSKDAPYRVDAHATWTLPGGTGAPGFRLWITRSGVAVGLHSGWDGPGSVDRHEEIGRAVEPRLPEGMHFFHLRQPESADRVEAVGDEYPGGEVYVGRWWPHPEALGRADFEADIVDTVRRLAPLVEVMSGKEPTPTGPVDLDLLAQVERFVAERPYPNSRDAWHEEQRRALAQALEPAGLDAFDLAAFRRLLTGRAYGHPGTHSVLQASLATMDAAGLDAFARALKELLWGEGDDIARIEHILGDGMPAPGLGEAVVMKLMAIAHPGRYLPIYPLGGAAGKVAVARAIGVELPPIDMPNRARLHVTVNDRLRARLEPLLPGDPWGQVQFALWMLHKGESVADPERDLIAEAAAELLVDEDFLREVHGLLEDKKQVIFYGPPGTGKTYLAQRLAAALQPDSTKRHVVQFHPSTSYEDFFEGFRPRLDADGQMVYELRKGPLAMLAEAAEADPTTPHIMLIDEINRANLPRVFGELLYLLEYRSQSVMTSYRPDEGFELPPNLYFIGTMNTADRSIALVDAALRRRFHFVPFMPHEGPMEGLLRRWLAAHDGPVWVAGVVDAVNDELRRALRGPHLQIGHSHFMVEGLTDAALARIWTYSVYPFIEDQFYGREDVLRTFTWQSVLERHGPDARAAEGEQPPPAAT
- a CDS encoding serine hydrolase, with translation MTGGSHGPSRRTATLGAAALLLAGCSSSRMTAAPSTSAAPKPSRSPSPEPSGPAALRIVPPSGPADAAWRQVDARSTAVAPQVSVLAGTLAGDSTLRLVHRSGPADPQPLASMVKLFVLVAVAEAVRSDRLRWSQPLTLQATDAAAGSGSLIGRAPGSTVTVQEAARLMMQISDNTATDLLIRTLGQDALAKAVVSTGHSHPDRLSPFITIRQDMWLEWSTAPAAVAARNAWSGASTARRTELLRPATAPGSPVPAATGAGVVPRWQSGLGYFATPEDIARAHVTLHRLAQVRGLEPLRTIRQVPYTGIRLPVSWRNPAFKGGTVVGVQTGSWYAESPAGDQVLVVMAASQGSVAPAAFNALAQTAADTLAR
- a CDS encoding DUF6891 domain-containing protein, whose protein sequence is MTGGPRDTDPNFAGTFRPDLDTAVGRVMVRICIGTDSRAALVERMRWEIGQDAELRAAGLTDAVVPDVIDRLIDEHNTHVTEPSPSAVGLITGLDRLTEDGIVFGFGEGYGVHDSLDGVIRAAQTLLDDGHPVDGYCFSTVADVERMIFEQRLYVGFGVFNEHGEGSTAIGERIAGTFRAQGLQVRWPGTSDHRIQVLGAYAIPYVDLPQ
- the serA gene encoding phosphoglycerate dehydrogenase, producing MKALLLESIHPLAESILRDAGIEVDVRTGALDESELIDALRGVDLVGIRSKTEITPAVLDKATDLKAIGAFCIGTNQIALGDAAGKGVVAFNAPFSNTRSVVELAIAEIIMMARRLTEKDSSLHDGVWDKNAKGSHEIRGRRLGIVGYGNIGSQLSVVAEMLGLQVYFYDTDDKLAMGNAHRCDSLDELLGIAEVVTLHVDGRSGNAGFFGAEQFAKMRPRSLFLNLSRGFVVDYESLRDNLRSGHIAGAAVDVFPSEPKKRGDAFTSPLQGIPNVILTPHIGGSTEEAQEDIGRFVATKLRDYVDRGTTTLSVNLPSLTLEARPGGRRISHLHVNTPGVLAKVNSIFAAHGVNIEGQLLNTRGENGYVVTDVAELPDAAVEELRAMPETIRLRVID
- a CDS encoding aminotransferase class I/II-fold pyridoxal phosphate-dependent enzyme translates to MDIEQAMQRVTVDQLRARGSVKWSVTSGDQLGAFIAESDLPLAPSIRAAITDAVDRGLTGYLPDQVAATTAAATAAFQQRRFGWGVDPGDVRLLPDVLAAFQYTATQLVDPATPIVLPTPAYMPFLQLPGALGRELRTVPMDRVDGRHVLDPQRLADALDGGGLLVLINPHNPTGQVATRDELLQIADVVERTGSTVFADEIHSPLVYPGAEHLPYASLDERTATHTVTAVSASKGWNLPGLACAQLILTTDRHRELWTKSPMVTRHGTSPLGAVAATAAYDAAGVQHLDGLVDYLRRGRDSFARKLAAATGLGYTPPAATYIHWIDLRGLDIDPATVAARTGVLGVNGTACGTPGFLRLTLATSHEIVDEIADRLVSLAGAPNG
- a CDS encoding histidine phosphatase family protein, translating into MGVIYLVRHGQASFGADDYDVLADRGREQARIAGAALAARGIRPDRLVSGGLRRQRDTLAALADAAGWDLEPRVDARWDEFDHTAVLDDFLATTGRSGDFTDSKEFHRAYLEAVAAWTTGAAAAQETFAEFDARCTAALEAVAGDDTAVVVTSGGVIGLLAARLLGGDATRWAQLNTVVVNASISKVLSSGRGLTALTFNEHGHLEHDRSLVTYR